The Malus sylvestris chromosome 3, drMalSylv7.2, whole genome shotgun sequence genomic sequence GCGTCTCGGGTTCGAAACTCCCTCcttcccaccccccccccccaatcttaaattattgtaatagtttcgaatCCTCCCCATCCTTTAAATAATAATGAACctttcaaaaaattaccaacTTAATTCATCAAATGAAATCACATCAATTTGGTATAGGTGAATGCAATGCATCCATCATATACAATAGTTTAGACTTGGTTAAGGTCCATCCCTATTGGTCCATTTTCTTTTTCGAACTATTCGTCCATGACAAATTTCACCTTTCAATTCCCTGCTTGGACAATATTTGACATAAACCTTTGTCCCGGCTCTACCAAACAAGAAGCATGTGGTCCTCTctctgatttttatttttcttgcggTAAATGGCATGGTGAAAAATACAATCAAATTACTGCAGGATTATGAAGTTAGAGTGATGCTAGACCGCAATGTGTATCTAGTAGATACTGTAAAAGAAAAGATTGGGAGGGTCTTGAAGCTTGATTCAATAATGGGAGGCAAGTTATGGAAGGATATTGACATGCTCATCTTCAACACTTGGCATTGGTGGAATCGGAGAGGACCCACTCAACCGTAAATCCTACAACTATATTtactttaatatttaattttcttttgatttatttatcttttttattttttttttaacaatcgatattatctacactaaatgaAAGATGGTGAGTTTAACCTCACAGTGGGCTAGCAacaatatggttcaaattcgcctttgacaagaatcgaacttaaaacctctcgtttacaagtgaagaataaTACAACTAGACTTTAGTACTAAATGACTCTTTTGATTTAATTTTAACGGGGGTTAAAAggcaaaaaccaaattaattattattaatctTGCAGATGGGATTATGTTGAAGTAGGAGGCCAGATAAGCAAAGACATTGAccgcatgtttgcttttgagaAGGCACTTATTACTTGGGCTGGATGGGTTGATTCAAACATTGATCCTGCAAAGTCTAGGGTTTTCTTCCAGGGAATATCTCCTTCTCATTACAAGTACGTTCCTTATCTAATATAACTAAGGGACAAATCTGTAACACtatttttttacataattttttgcACATATTTTTGTGGGGCTatttcataatatattttaacgaTTCGAACCGTTTATCTTTTAGAAtatcattcatagatcatcttacaaaaaattagacaaatccaaaatcatTCAGATATTCATTTGTAGTAAGAAAATGGACGAAACGGTTCTACAAAGAAACCCTAGATCCAATGGTCATATGATTTTAGATTTGGGTGATTTTTGGTAGACATGATCTATGAGGGAAGATCTAAAATATAGACAGTTAGAATCGTTAAAACACATTTGAAAGTGGGCCCCACTAAGACGTGTGTCAAaagttgtgtaaaaaaaataGTGTCACGAATCCATCCCCTATAACTAATCTAAGATAATAAtcgttaaattttaattaattaaaacggaattattattagcactctaagAATTCTATCTTATACTCACAACACCCTTCATAGTGCAATTTCTCcgttatattttcattaaagaagagTGTACGTAGAAGTTAGAACGACTTATTGAAGTGTAATTAAAAGTTCTGTGAATTAAAATTCAACGTTTTGGTGACATACACattagctttaattttttttattagatgTCGTGTGAGTGGATGTCAATCAAGAATATAtacaaaagtaaaatttaatacATGGTATATCAACGACTAATAATCGTCCAAATATACGTGAAACAATtgtcattataattttttattaagttgtTGTGGAGAACTGTTTATGAAGTTTGTTCCAGTGACATCAAGCATAAGTCTCTAActttcttttcttaattttgatttTAGTGGCAGTGAATGGCAAGAACCAAAGGCAAGAAGTTGTGTAGGGCAAAAGGAGCCTTTGCTTGGGTCGACCTATCCAGGAGGTTTGCCACCAGCTTTGAGTGTGCTGAAGAATGTGTTGAGCACAATAAAAAAGCCAGTGACATTGCTAGATATAACAAATCTCTCACTCCTGCGTAAAGATGGACATCCTTCAATTTATGGGTTGGGAGGCCGCACCGGAATGGACTGTAGTCATTGGTGTCTTTGTGGAGTCCCAGATACTTGGAATGAGATTCTCTACAATtttattctttgaaacattCATGATCGAAACTATCAAAACAATGGCGTCTTGTCCCATTGAAATAAAGAcatgtaaataaaattttacatgttcttatttttttagCATGAAATGAATTCACGTAACAATGTACCTTTCCCTTATCTAGATATAAAAGAAACGTTAATAGTTGACATTGAATTATGAACTGCTGAACAAGAAAGCATCAGAGGCTGCTACACattaatttggaatttggtGAGATATAGACCCCCGTGGGCGGTGGGCCACTTTATTTAAATCCTCCATAGGGTTTCTTGTTCAAGTATCTAGCCGTTAGTTTAGCAAGAAACACTAGTTATTACAATCATATAGTTCAAACCAAAATAATTGCAATTACCATGGAACTGGAACTGAGCGCTTTGCTTGATCGGATATGGATGTTGGAACCTGTTTTACTTCCTTTTATGTTTACTTCTtggaatgaggatcctcctcGGATCCTCTAATCACGTCctttcattgtacatcgtgtgaCCAATTTTCttcaggtactatttatattcaatttcaaataaaaaattttacaatgattttttactgcatgatgtacgataaacggatgtGATTGAAGGATCTCCGTCCTCATTCTACTTCTTGGCCCATTGCATCCTATTAGGACAATACCTTCTCTGATTTTCGCGGCGGAGgaaagtttttattttctattaatgTGATATCATTTCACTGCATAATACGATATGAGAATCATTGACTCTCTTTATCATCATTTAAATATCATCTCTAGAAAAAATTGTTGAATTTGGGGGCAGCTTATTAATCCATATTGTGTCTTAACAAATCAATGATTACAGTAACAAAGTAGCATCATTATGATGAATTGTCAATTTCTTTGATTCATATGAATAATTAAACGGTCGAATTTTGATCTTAACATTTATACAGTGAAATGATGTCACCTTCTTATCGTTATTTTTTGTCGCTCATCCCAAttccaaataaaagaaaatttaaaaacaaaataactcTGCAAAAGATTTGTAATTTAAGTGGTTAAGACATTTACTTTCACACTCAAGATTCTAAATTTGAATCCCCCTCTATCAATATTGCTtgtattgaaaataaaaaataaaagctcTAATTAGCTATGAGTCTAGTTCCCGATGTGAAACCAACTAAAAGCCAGATCA encodes the following:
- the LOC126615559 gene encoding protein trichome birefringence-like 41 isoform X1; this translates as MDVWVNSSFCMSSIAVFLLLLVVSDYQVVVLLNGERIGEPSSSSSLSCDFFKGRWILDQSYPLYNPSSCPFIEHEFTCQKNGRPDQIYTKYRWQPHDCDLARFNGLDFFKRFRGKSIMFVGDSLSRNQWQSLTCMLHSAVPTAKYNVTRVDDVSIFEFTDYEVRVMLDRNVYLVDTVKEKIGRVLKLDSIMGGKLWKDIDMLIFNTWHWWNRRGPTQPWDYVEVGGQISKDIDRMFAFEKALITWAGWVDSNIDPAKSRVFFQGISPSHYNGSEWQEPKARSCVGQKEPLLGSTYPGGLPPALSVLKNVLSTIKKPVTLLDITNLSLLRKDGHPSIYGLGGRTGMDCSHWCLCGVPDTWNEILYNFIL